DNA from Brevibacterium sp. 'Marine':
GGCCACGACGGCATGGGTGATGCCCAGACGTTTGGCTTCGTTGAGGCGTTGGCCGAGATTGGGGACGTTGCGGATCTCTCCGGACAGACTGACCTCGCCGATCGCAACGAGGTGGCGAGCCAGCGGCTTGCCGAGCAGCGCCGAAGCCAGGGACATGCAGATCGCCAGATCGCTGGCCGGTTCCGACAGCTTCGCTCCGCCGACCGTAGCGGTGAAGACGTCGCTCTTGGCGAGGTTCGCCTGCGCGACGTTCTGGCTGAGCACGGCCAGCATCATCGCCACACGTGAGGAGTCGACTCCGGAGACGGACCGACGGGACTGGCCGCCGGCGGATTCGGTGATGAGCGATTGGACTTCGACGAGGAGCGGACGCTTGCCCTCCTGCGTCACGGTCAGGCAGGTGCCGGGCGGGTTCGCCCCGCTGCGCGAGAGGAACAGGCCCGAGGGGTCCTCGAGACTCTTGATCCCGTTCTCCTCCATATCGAAGCAGCCCACATCGTCGGTGGGGCCGAAGCGATTCTTCACCGCTCGCAGCATGCGCAGCCGCGAATGCCTCTCACCTTCGAAGGTGCACACGACATCGACGAGGTGCTCGAGGAGGCGAGGGCCGGCGATTGTGCCGTCCTTCGTGATGTGGCCGACGAGCACTGTCGGCAGAGATCGGGCCTTGGCTTCTCGGATGAGGGCGGAGGCGACTTCGCGGACCTGGGTGACTCCGCCGGGGATGCCTTCGACCTCGGAAGAGGCCAAAGTTTGGATAGAGTCGACGACGAGCAGCTCCGGCTGTTCGGCCTCGATCATTCCCAGCACCGAACCCAGATCGGTCTCGGCGGCGAGGAGCAGGGAGTCGGCCAGGGCGTTGATCCGTTCGGCGCGCAGCCGCACCTGGCCGGCGGATTCCTCACCGGTGACATAGAGGACCTTGACTCCGAACATCGCGATCTTCGCAGCGACGTCGAGCAGCAGCGTCGACTTGCCGACACCGGGTTCTCCGGAGAGCAGGACGACCGCGCCGGGTACGATGCCCCCGCCGAGCACCCGGTCGAACTCGGGGACGAATGTCGACCGTGCCTGCGCGAGCGTCGAGTCGATCTCGCTGATGGGCTTCGCCGCGCTGGATTTCTTGACCTTCGTCTTCACCTTCGACGAGTTCGCACCCTTCTCCTCAAGAGTGCCCCAGGCCTGGCATTCGGGA
Protein-coding regions in this window:
- the radA gene encoding DNA repair protein RadA, producing MSFTCSECGYSTVKWLGRCPECQAWGTLEEKGANSSKVKTKVKKSSAAKPISEIDSTLAQARSTFVPEFDRVLGGGIVPGAVVLLSGEPGVGKSTLLLDVAAKIAMFGVKVLYVTGEESAGQVRLRAERINALADSLLLAAETDLGSVLGMIEAEQPELLVVDSIQTLASSEVEGIPGGVTQVREVASALIREAKARSLPTVLVGHITKDGTIAGPRLLEHLVDVVCTFEGERHSRLRMLRAVKNRFGPTDDVGCFDMEENGIKSLEDPSGLFLSRSGANPPGTCLTVTQEGKRPLLVEVQSLITESAGGQSRRSVSGVDSSRVAMMLAVLSQNVAQANLAKSDVFTATVGGAKLSEPASDLAICMSLASALLGKPLARHLVAIGEVSLSGEIRNVPNLGQRLNEAKRLGITHAVVAKGAMTNVATPEKMKVEECEHIAGAVELMLTNGALREQK